In Methanococcoides sp. LMO-2, a single window of DNA contains:
- a CDS encoding DUF5371 family protein, with the protein MKIVHAQTVLAEEQLMELKKKCNSSSTKEALTIAVEHYLECEYTDMNEDMWAKKMEKIVQKKKELQN; encoded by the coding sequence ATGAAGATAGTACACGCACAAACGGTCCTTGCAGAAGAGCAACTAATGGAATTGAAGAAAAAATGCAATAGCTCATCTACAAAAGAAGCACTTACCATTGCTGTGGAGCACTATCTTGAATGTGAGTATACTGACATGAACGAAGACATGTGGGCTAAAAAGATGGAGAAGATCGTTCAGAAAAAGAAAGAACTGCAGAACTGA
- a CDS encoding non-histone chromosomal MC1 family protein, with amino-acid sequence MSETRNFVLRDSKGKEHGVFTGKQPRQAALKVANRGKGTKSKPEKIMLRERGTKKVHVFLGWKEMVKAPKNKPDWMPDKINKPFVKKQKPGIIKLDKI; translated from the coding sequence ATGTCTGAAACAAGAAATTTTGTGTTACGAGACAGTAAGGGTAAAGAGCATGGAGTATTCACCGGTAAACAGCCACGGCAGGCAGCTCTCAAAGTTGCTAACAGGGGCAAGGGTACCAAGTCCAAGCCAGAAAAGATAATGCTTCGAGAGCGTGGCACCAAGAAGGTCCATGTATTCCTTGGATGGAAAGAAATGGTCAAGGCACCAAAGAACAAGCCTGACTGGATGCCTGACAAGATCAACAAGCCATTCGTGAAGAAACAGAAGCCAGGAATTATCAAACTGGACAAGATCTGA
- a CDS encoding nucleotidyltransferase domain-containing protein, with the protein MIEARIRDFIITKDDWIFAVADYFHPDGVRCVLRYVPDESGDRQLNGLKYRKYDFDVAFDFMKENRPEWVQDVHIVPEDQVKMVLHPPDPIPELVNQDERVKAVVNVLLDADIPLEKMGVTGSFLPGLQNEQSDVDFVVYGNEWFKARDAIAAAKKEDGFIEDIDEQMWHRIYNKRIPEISYEEFILHEKRKGNRGMVGGTYFDLLFVRDWGQIEGPLPRGVDVGTMKIEAKVTDAELAFDNPSVYRVDHDKIDHVLSYTHTYAGQALEGEVIEAQGVVEQVGDIKRLVVGTSREPKGEWIRSLTLLGKCD; encoded by the coding sequence ATGATAGAAGCGCGTATCAGAGATTTCATTATTACAAAAGACGACTGGATATTTGCAGTAGCTGATTATTTTCATCCTGATGGTGTGAGGTGTGTACTAAGGTATGTTCCTGATGAATCCGGTGATCGCCAGCTGAATGGGCTCAAATACCGAAAATATGATTTTGATGTTGCTTTCGATTTTATGAAGGAGAACAGGCCTGAGTGGGTGCAGGATGTACATATAGTTCCCGAGGACCAGGTGAAGATGGTCCTGCATCCACCAGATCCTATTCCTGAACTTGTTAATCAGGATGAGAGGGTAAAGGCTGTTGTAAATGTATTGCTTGATGCCGACATCCCTCTTGAAAAGATGGGAGTTACCGGTTCATTTTTGCCGGGATTGCAAAATGAGCAATCAGATGTCGATTTTGTAGTATATGGTAACGAATGGTTCAAGGCAAGGGATGCAATTGCAGCTGCAAAGAAAGAGGATGGCTTTATCGAAGACATTGATGAGCAGATGTGGCATCGCATTTACAACAAGCGCATTCCTGAGATCTCTTATGAGGAATTCATTCTGCATGAGAAACGCAAAGGGAACAGGGGAATGGTCGGAGGCACTTATTTCGACCTGCTGTTCGTTAGGGACTGGGGCCAGATAGAAGGACCACTTCCACGAGGTGTTGATGTTGGGACTATGAAGATCGAAGCAAAGGTCACGGATGCGGAGCTAGCGTTCGATAATCCTTCTGTTTACAGGGTAGACCACGATAAGATCGACCATGTTCTTTCATACACCCATACCTATGCAGGACAGGCTCTGGAAGGGGAGGTAATTGAGGCACAGGGCGTTGTTGAGCAGGTTGGTGATATCAAGAGACTTGTGGTAGGCACTTCCAGGGAGCCGAAGGGTGAGTGGATAAGATCCCTTACATTGCTTGGGAAATGCGATTGA
- the mptA gene encoding GTP cyclohydrolase MptA, whose amino-acid sequence MELPVAQFPDVQANKPNIPVNLTRVGVTGVKKLVEIKRKDKRPIVLISTFEIFVDLPSDRKGANLSRNFEAIDEVLEKAINMPVYEIEELCSDVAKNLLGRHEYATRSEVRMKSEYVVKRESPSTKMQCQEVVDIFAEAIATRPGDEDIDVKKLIGAEVVGMTACPCAQEIMRDNAKAALRDLGVDLETIINFLNKVPMATHNQRGRGIISLEVSGDVEVSLDTIIEIIENSMSSSIVELLKRADEAMVVERAHKNPKFVEDCVRTMAQKVVSEFGHVPDDAVVTIKQINEESIHRHNAFAERVALLGELREEIENN is encoded by the coding sequence ATGGAGCTTCCAGTTGCGCAATTTCCTGACGTACAAGCAAATAAACCAAATATACCCGTAAACCTGACACGTGTAGGTGTGACCGGAGTTAAAAAACTAGTTGAGATCAAACGTAAAGACAAAAGGCCGATCGTGCTTATTTCAACTTTTGAGATCTTCGTAGACCTGCCTTCAGACCGTAAAGGTGCAAACCTTTCACGTAATTTCGAGGCCATAGATGAAGTCCTTGAAAAAGCGATCAACATGCCGGTTTATGAAATAGAGGAACTTTGCAGCGATGTTGCAAAGAACCTGCTGGGAAGGCATGAATACGCCACCCGGTCCGAAGTACGCATGAAAAGTGAATATGTGGTCAAAAGGGAATCACCTTCCACAAAGATGCAGTGCCAGGAAGTTGTGGACATATTTGCAGAGGCCATTGCAACAAGACCAGGGGATGAAGACATCGACGTCAAGAAACTCATTGGTGCAGAAGTTGTCGGCATGACCGCCTGTCCATGTGCCCAGGAGATCATGAGGGATAACGCAAAGGCAGCACTGCGTGACCTTGGTGTTGACCTGGAGACCATTATTAATTTCCTGAACAAAGTGCCAATGGCAACCCACAACCAGAGAGGACGAGGCATAATCTCACTTGAAGTAAGTGGTGATGTCGAGGTATCACTGGACACAATTATCGAGATCATTGAAAACTCAATGAGCTCCAGTATTGTCGAGCTCCTGAAACGCGCAGATGAAGCAATGGTCGTGGAAAGAGCTCACAAGAACCCTAAGTTCGTTGAAGACTGTGTAAGAACAATGGCACAAAAGGTTGTCAGCGAATTCGGACATGTACCTGATGATGCTGTCGTCACTATCAAGCAGATAAACGAAGAAAGCATACACAGACATAATGCATTTGCCGAAAGGGTTGCGCTCCTCGGCGAACTAAGGGAAGAGATCGAAAATAACTAA
- a CDS encoding DUF2098 domain-containing protein: MEEEPSAVDANGAPISIGSNVRYINTDTIGEIIDINTDDEGTWALLDTTQLYYRVDTLQITDRKASAGKEYTISEEDVKERIKQQAEDVQTSTLEEVFQATGGG; the protein is encoded by the coding sequence GTGGAAGAAGAGCCTTCAGCAGTTGATGCAAATGGTGCTCCGATAAGCATTGGAAGTAATGTAAGGTACATCAATACAGATACCATCGGAGAAATTATCGATATCAATACCGATGATGAAGGCACCTGGGCACTTCTTGATACTACCCAGCTTTATTACAGGGTGGACACCCTGCAGATCACAGACCGGAAGGCAAGTGCGGGTAAGGAATATACCATTTCCGAAGAAGATGTAAAAGAGCGCATCAAACAACAGGCAGAAGACGTACAGACCAGCACACTGGAAGAAGTGTTCCAGGCAACAGGAGGAGGTTAA
- a CDS encoding phosphatase PAP2 family protein yields MTFIMAPILICLIAVAYYIFVPKDFKRDHETNWRKMFSLRTLPYLVSACFVYLLVKSQLAFVMFLGKFPETSYASYMIRIEGDAVAYFQNFATPLLTYTSAFVYLIGFSFLLIFTFLLFMYTQQHEYLQEYTIAFVSIYLIALPFYIYVPVPVTGFTLPNVVPLLYNISPIILQGVMIVDPFLDNCFPSLHAALSVMAMLMVLRTDFKRFKIFAVALTIAIQFTILYLGIHWITDMIGGIVLALGTYCIATRYRKNILRIPELIFATFEKRTELFETVNSVLLSKGLIK; encoded by the coding sequence ATGACTTTTATAATGGCACCGATACTGATATGCCTTATAGCAGTAGCATATTACATCTTTGTTCCAAAAGATTTCAAACGTGATCATGAAACAAACTGGAGAAAGATGTTTTCTCTGAGAACATTACCATATTTGGTATCAGCCTGTTTTGTTTACCTTCTTGTAAAATCCCAGCTCGCATTTGTGATGTTTCTGGGCAAATTTCCGGAAACCAGTTATGCAAGCTACATGATACGGATAGAAGGAGATGCGGTCGCATATTTCCAGAACTTTGCAACGCCGTTGTTGACATATACCAGTGCTTTCGTTTACCTGATAGGATTTTCATTCCTGTTGATATTCACTTTCCTCTTGTTTATGTACACACAACAGCACGAATACCTGCAGGAATATACTATCGCTTTTGTATCCATATACCTTATAGCACTACCTTTTTACATCTACGTACCCGTACCGGTAACAGGTTTTACACTACCGAATGTCGTACCCCTGTTGTACAACATAAGTCCAATTATACTACAGGGTGTAATGATAGTGGACCCGTTCCTTGACAACTGTTTTCCCAGCCTTCATGCAGCATTGTCTGTTATGGCCATGCTAATGGTGCTTAGAACCGATTTCAAGAGGTTCAAGATCTTTGCAGTAGCACTTACAATTGCGATCCAGTTCACGATCCTCTATCTTGGAATACACTGGATCACTGACATGATCGGAGGGATCGTTCTTGCCCTGGGAACTTATTGTATTGCAACCCGATACAGGAAGAATATACTGAGAATACCGGAACTTATCTTTGCTACCTTTGAAAAAAGGACAGAACTCTTCGAGACCGTTAATTCGGTCCTTTTATCAAAAGGCCTCATCAAATGA
- a CDS encoding N-acetyltransferase has product MIRKATVKDVDSIKRIINYYADLDQMLPRSVSELYESVRNFYVYEVGGEVVGCCGLQVLWVDLAEVLSFAILPEYRGKGVGTRLLDSCLDDARELGVTTVFTLTYAPAFFEKNGFSRVDKSSLPHKIWSGCIKCPKFPDCDEIALSMELS; this is encoded by the coding sequence TTGATCAGGAAAGCTACTGTTAAAGACGTTGATAGCATTAAACGTATTATCAATTATTATGCAGATCTGGATCAGATGCTGCCCCGCTCTGTCAGTGAACTCTACGAGTCCGTGCGCAATTTCTATGTTTATGAGGTGGGCGGAGAGGTAGTTGGTTGCTGCGGACTTCAGGTCCTGTGGGTTGACCTTGCTGAGGTTCTCTCCTTTGCAATACTTCCGGAATACAGGGGTAAAGGAGTAGGTACCAGGCTACTGGATTCCTGTCTTGATGATGCTCGTGAGCTTGGGGTGACAACGGTGTTCACATTGACCTATGCTCCGGCCTTTTTTGAAAAGAACGGGTTCAGTCGTGTGGATAAATCATCACTTCCACATAAGATCTGGAGTGGCTGCATTAAATGTCCCAAGTTTCCGGATTGTGATGAAATAGCCCTTTCCATGGAACTTTCCTGA
- the argB gene encoding acetylglutamate kinase, with the protein MTGKRENVLIEALPYIRDFYGSVMVIKVGGHAMVNPSVMSDIIQDVVLLRFVGIHPVIVHGGGPEITEKMERMGKKPEFVGGLRITDDETMEIARMVLVGNINTKIVSLIGKHGGKGVGLSGKDGKMIMAKKKATQKIMIEDVEHDVDLGWVGETEIINPELINIVTANDYIPVISPIAMDAEGNALNINADTVAGDLADALHAKKLILMTDVPGVLRDQSDTSSRISRISVDDVEPLIEEDVIGGGMIPKMRSAKASVLGGVERVHIIDGSVSHSVLLELFTDKGIGTMVYQDTE; encoded by the coding sequence ATGACAGGAAAAAGAGAGAATGTTCTGATCGAAGCCCTACCGTACATCCGGGACTTCTATGGTTCTGTAATGGTGATCAAGGTCGGAGGGCATGCAATGGTCAATCCTTCTGTTATGAGCGATATCATTCAGGATGTCGTTCTTTTGCGTTTTGTTGGTATTCATCCTGTGATCGTTCATGGCGGTGGTCCTGAGATCACTGAAAAGATGGAGCGTATGGGGAAGAAGCCGGAGTTTGTAGGTGGATTGAGAATAACTGACGATGAGACCATGGAGATCGCACGCATGGTCCTTGTGGGTAACATTAATACAAAGATCGTATCCCTCATAGGTAAGCATGGTGGAAAAGGCGTAGGTCTTTCCGGAAAGGATGGGAAAATGATCATGGCTAAGAAAAAGGCCACTCAGAAGATCATGATCGAGGATGTTGAACATGATGTGGACCTTGGCTGGGTCGGAGAGACCGAGATCATTAATCCCGAGCTTATCAACATTGTAACAGCCAACGATTATATCCCTGTGATCTCTCCTATCGCAATGGATGCCGAGGGTAATGCATTGAACATCAATGCTGATACGGTCGCAGGCGATCTGGCAGATGCCCTGCATGCGAAGAAACTGATATTGATGACAGATGTACCTGGTGTTCTCAGGGACCAGTCAGATACATCCAGCCGTATCTCCCGCATCAGTGTGGATGATGTGGAACCTCTGATAGAGGAAGATGTTATCGGCGGGGGTATGATCCCTAAAATGAGAAGTGCCAAAGCAAGTGTCCTTGGCGGTGTGGAACGCGTTCACATAATTGATGGAAGTGTATCCCATTCAGTCCTGCTTGAGCTTTTCACTGATAAGGGAATAGGAACAATGGTATATCAGG